The following nucleotide sequence is from Embleya scabrispora.
GCAATCCCGATGAACTTTCGTACCGCGCCCGGGGCCGGCCGGAGGAGGAAGGACCCCTACGTGTGCGACCTCCGGACTAGGGGACCGCTAGCCGCACCGGATGACGCCGGTGCGGGCGGAGTGACCGTAGCGTCCGGGTGTGCAAAGAATCTACGCCTGGCTGCGCGTCCATCCGCTCGTGGTGGATGTGATGTACATGGTGCCGCTGCCGCTGCTGAGCGTCAGTCAGCAGAACGCGGAAGACGCGCCGACCGGTCACGCCTGGACCTGGATGTGGGTCGTCGTCGCGGTGTTCAGCCTGGGCGCGGTGCTGCGCCGGGTCCACCCCCGGGCCGCCTTCCTGGTGGTCACGCTGGGCGGTGTGGGGCAACTGTGCTTCACCGAGGCGATCTCCGCGGCGAGCTTCGCGGTCCCGATGGTGTTGTACACGACGGCGAAGTGGGGCAGTCGGCGGCGCGCGCGGATCGCGCTCGTCGCCGTGTTCGTCGGACCGGGACTCTACTTCGCGCGATGGGGCACCAGCCTCGAACTCGATCTGCGCAACGGCCTGTTCGGCTACTGCTTCCTGGTGACCAGCCTCGGTATCGCCTGGGTTCTGGGCGACTCGATGCGCACCCGTCGGGCCTACTACGCCGAACTCGAGGAACGCGCGGCGCGCCTGGAGTTCGAGCGCGACCAGCAGGCACGAATCGCGGCGGCGGCCGAACGCTCCCGGATCGCCCGCGAGTTGCACGACGTGGTGGCACACAACGTGTCGGTGATCGTGGTCCAGGCCGACGGCGCCGGACGGGCCATCGGCACCGCCCCGGACAAGGCCCGTGAGGCACTGGACACCATCGCCAAGACCGGCCGTGAGGCACTGGTGGAGATGCGCCGACTGCTCGGCGTACTGCGCGCGGAGAGCGAGACCG
It contains:
- a CDS encoding sensor histidine kinase, which translates into the protein MQRIYAWLRVHPLVVDVMYMVPLPLLSVSQQNAEDAPTGHAWTWMWVVVAVFSLGAVLRRVHPRAAFLVVTLGGVGQLCFTEAISAASFAVPMVLYTTAKWGSRRRARIALVAVFVGPGLYFARWGTSLELDLRNGLFGYCFLVTSLGIAWVLGDSMRTRRAYYAELEERAARLEFERDQQARIAAAAERSRIARELHDVVAHNVSVIVVQADGAGRAIGTAPDKAREALDTIAKTGREALVEMRRLLGVLRAESETEGTTPQPSLGHLDDLVAQVGRAGMSVSLTVEGVPIDPSLTVALTAYRIIQEALTNTRKHAGPQATANVLVRYLDQAVELRIGDDGRGAQAPGDGMGHGLIGMRERVAMLDGRLDIGPDPAGGWTVYALLPYGTAGNGRQPVAAASTPARRPGLGGPGRCRVPRSVEVSE